One Thalassotalea sediminis DNA segment encodes these proteins:
- a CDS encoding 6-hydroxymethylpterin diphosphokinase MptE-like protein, translated as MEINDSFLTSQFGEEYLYLINRHAFEKQPSHVVFETLYDEKLHTEERFYIILGTDSGLLLDHVKQLEKPIDTRYLFIELPAVIERLKLKNKLDDLPDYITITTIDKWKESATAFGMDLYLYKDYCQFIKSVAAIDSYVPAYNAAILQFEQEFQSYRFITRATLGVSPFMSPQLINICENQTPALVFKNKFKGDTCIILAGGPSLDEDIEWVKKHKDHLVIIAVSRIARRLNQIGLIPHIVVSVDPYEISYDVSKELLLFPSNVLFLHSNSVTPFLLAQWHGKSAYLNRRYPWDEKGDDKNLKSAGPTVTNTALKAAVDMGFSNILLSGVDLCFSEKGVTHASGSNEANIGPTLGRPGTWVKTYAGNTVETLIVFGTAGERLSEIAEEAKKTDQAVYNLSPNAACLPHIEHVPSSALSFTHDQENYADKLLSCIPTMTTSEIQHDYNVVNANVKKVLTDVKDIKRLAEKALNANEQLFKEKGNESENFKFKLEMDKIEKKLDTKYKRTSKFIKNFGIDKFISSAQAESSDEWSDDKVEKTGQLYYQAYIVTCENLIILLENVLARINSRIEEQKPTPRLSMMFEQWEKDRVLGRAQHWLEKTQIDLTTLTDEEKSTFERFAKLHAADIHNVETKHLSRAKEEASLDGVRRKIITLFHQKNSDALTTLINSLKSSIDREEQAEILYDLGLAYYSILTENYHDALYHFERLPAESIEEDELQQIASVAYKMKNYELAQACLQELAALSITYLPQFAKLLKLLGKEEVAINCFNDCIEQDPSNTFLWNSLGEFYFENNAIDAAKLAFETALASAPDDKKAKSFLSKITTT; from the coding sequence AGAGTATTTATACCTAATCAATAGACACGCTTTTGAAAAACAACCATCTCACGTTGTCTTTGAGACCCTATATGATGAAAAACTACATACTGAAGAACGCTTCTACATAATTCTTGGCACTGATTCTGGGTTATTACTCGATCATGTTAAACAACTGGAAAAACCTATTGATACTCGTTATTTATTTATTGAATTACCCGCAGTAATCGAACGGCTAAAGCTTAAAAATAAACTAGACGACTTACCCGACTACATCACGATTACCACCATTGATAAATGGAAAGAAAGCGCTACTGCGTTTGGTATGGACTTATATTTATATAAAGATTACTGTCAGTTCATTAAGTCAGTTGCCGCCATCGATTCATATGTTCCGGCATACAATGCGGCTATTTTACAATTCGAGCAAGAGTTTCAAAGTTACCGCTTCATAACACGAGCAACACTTGGCGTATCTCCTTTTATGAGTCCACAATTGATTAATATCTGTGAGAATCAAACACCCGCGTTAGTATTTAAAAATAAATTCAAGGGAGATACATGTATCATTCTCGCTGGGGGCCCCTCATTAGATGAAGATATTGAATGGGTAAAAAAACACAAAGATCATTTGGTGATCATTGCTGTATCGCGAATTGCAAGAAGACTTAATCAAATAGGACTTATACCCCATATTGTTGTTTCTGTTGATCCGTATGAAATCAGTTACGATGTAAGTAAAGAATTGTTATTGTTCCCTTCCAATGTGCTTTTTTTACACTCTAATAGCGTTACACCATTTTTATTAGCTCAGTGGCATGGTAAAAGCGCATACCTAAATAGAAGATACCCTTGGGATGAAAAGGGTGATGATAAAAATTTAAAATCTGCAGGTCCTACGGTTACAAATACAGCACTAAAAGCAGCTGTAGACATGGGGTTTAGTAACATTTTATTATCGGGTGTCGATCTTTGCTTTTCAGAAAAAGGCGTTACTCATGCCTCTGGAAGTAATGAAGCAAACATAGGCCCGACACTTGGCCGCCCCGGTACTTGGGTAAAAACTTATGCGGGAAATACCGTTGAAACACTCATTGTATTTGGTACGGCAGGTGAGCGTTTATCTGAAATAGCAGAAGAAGCGAAAAAAACAGACCAAGCTGTTTACAACTTATCGCCAAATGCCGCTTGCTTACCTCACATTGAACACGTACCTTCTTCTGCACTATCTTTTACACATGACCAAGAAAACTATGCAGATAAACTGCTTAGCTGTATTCCCACAATGACAACAAGTGAAATACAACATGATTACAATGTAGTAAATGCAAATGTTAAAAAGGTTCTTACAGACGTTAAAGACATTAAAAGGCTTGCAGAAAAGGCCTTAAACGCGAATGAACAACTCTTTAAAGAAAAAGGCAACGAGAGTGAAAATTTCAAGTTTAAACTTGAAATGGATAAGATTGAAAAGAAACTGGATACAAAGTATAAGCGTACTTCAAAATTTATAAAAAACTTTGGCATTGATAAATTCATTAGTTCTGCGCAAGCGGAATCATCTGATGAATGGTCTGATGATAAAGTAGAAAAAACAGGACAACTTTACTACCAAGCCTATATTGTTACCTGTGAAAATCTGATCATTTTACTCGAAAACGTATTAGCAAGAATTAATAGTAGAATAGAAGAACAAAAACCCACTCCACGTCTATCAATGATGTTTGAACAGTGGGAGAAAGATAGAGTATTAGGTAGAGCACAACACTGGTTAGAAAAAACTCAAATTGATCTAACCACGTTAACCGATGAAGAAAAGTCTACCTTTGAACGTTTTGCAAAACTGCATGCTGCAGATATCCACAACGTAGAAACAAAGCATTTATCTCGTGCGAAAGAAGAAGCTTCTTTAGATGGCGTAAGGCGTAAAATAATCACTTTATTCCATCAAAAAAATAGCGATGCACTCACTACATTAATCAATAGCCTTAAAAGCTCTATTGATCGCGAAGAACAAGCAGAAATTCTCTATGACTTAGGACTTGCATATTACTCTATTTTAACGGAAAACTATCATGACGCCTTATATCATTTTGAGCGTTTACCCGCGGAATCAATAGAAGAAGATGAACTACAACAAATTGCTAGCGTAGCTTACAAAATGAAGAACTACGAACTGGCACAAGCGTGTTTACAGGAATTAGCAGCACTCTCGATTACCTATTTACCCCAGTTTGCTAAATTGTTGAAACTCTTAGGTAAAGAAGAAGTTGCAATAAACTGCTTTAACGACTGTATTGAACAAGATCCTAGCAATACTTTTTTATGGAACAGTCTTGGCGAGTTTTATTTTGAAAACAATGCAATAGACGCTGCAAAACTGGCGTTTGAAACAGCCTTAGCCAGTGCACCAGATGATAAAAAAGCGAAAAGCTTTCTTAGTAAAATTACAACGACATAA
- a CDS encoding 6-hydroxymethylpterin diphosphokinase MptE-like protein → MAQYDLNEKFVDVVSKITDIGKDWHSDDLVANALNNLPFMEKSFKDLPPLPEEKKDSAIIISAGPSLHKYDVLAKLKNSHYKGSIVAIDGSLVKCLKNGIIPDYVLTLDPHPTRIVRWFGDDNFEENTRNDDYFSRQDLDVEFRNNSILENQANIELINKYAPQIKLIICSSAPKNVVKRAIEAGFDMYWWNPIVDSPQDPNSLTRRIYAINKKSCMNTGGTVGTAAWVFANAILKIPKIALTGMDLGYHSDTPIEMTQTYYELHEFAQTREELEQLFPKFSFPLSDEEFYTDPTYFWYRHNFLDLLSRATGKTYNCSEAGTLFAENLPCITFSQFLNSEQ, encoded by the coding sequence ATGGCGCAGTACGACCTTAATGAAAAATTTGTTGATGTAGTGTCCAAAATTACTGATATCGGTAAAGATTGGCATAGTGATGATCTCGTCGCGAACGCGTTGAATAATCTTCCGTTTATGGAAAAAAGTTTTAAAGACTTACCGCCTTTGCCTGAAGAAAAAAAAGATTCTGCGATTATTATCAGTGCCGGCCCAAGTCTGCATAAATACGATGTATTAGCTAAATTAAAAAACAGCCATTACAAAGGTTCAATTGTAGCCATTGACGGTTCATTAGTGAAATGCTTAAAAAATGGCATTATTCCTGACTACGTCTTAACGTTAGATCCTCATCCAACTCGTATTGTTCGTTGGTTTGGGGATGATAATTTTGAAGAAAACACGCGCAATGATGACTATTTTTCGCGCCAAGATTTGGATGTTGAGTTTCGCAATAACTCAATCTTAGAGAATCAAGCAAACATTGAACTTATCAATAAATATGCGCCACAGATTAAACTTATTATTTGTTCTTCTGCCCCTAAAAACGTAGTAAAACGAGCAATTGAGGCTGGTTTTGATATGTATTGGTGGAATCCTATAGTTGATAGCCCTCAAGATCCTAACAGTTTAACACGCCGCATCTACGCTATAAATAAAAAATCGTGTATGAATACTGGCGGCACTGTTGGTACTGCCGCTTGGGTGTTTGCTAATGCCATTTTAAAGATCCCCAAAATAGCATTAACAGGAATGGATCTCGGCTATCATAGCGACACTCCCATTGAAATGACGCAAACCTATTACGAATTACACGAGTTCGCGCAAACACGAGAAGAATTAGAGCAACTATTTCCTAAGTTTTCGTTTCCATTGTCTGACGAAGAGTTTTATACCGACCCAACGTATTTTTGGTATCGACACAACTTTCTGGATTTACTCTCTCGTGCTACTGGTAAAACCTATAACTGTTCAGAAGCTGGTACATTGTTTGCAGAAAATTTACCGTGCATTACTTTTAGTCAATTCCTCAACAGTGAGCAATAA
- a CDS encoding B12-binding domain-containing radical SAM protein: MAKILFINPVVREEDVPRHIPYGIALLAAIAMKKGHLVQVYDANAHRLPIETIIEVCQADDWDAVCIGGLTTTYNYIKKACKLIKESAPNAQLIAGGGFLTSMPHEIFEWIPEIDVGCIGESFETFPEVLAKIDNKDFNYADVLGVIHRDLTGKSFLTNVRPNIKDLDTLPWPAWELFPLDIYFANSANLFSEESFTSKRRMDINGSFGCGLTCKYCWHLGTTGDMLVEENEHGDNDVVFTYGRNIRYHSADYIVSMVKHLHDKYDIDFAAFIDENLMTMDVASKGTWLKDLCNKWIEAGLQPTCRQKGIPHDENCKGVHWNGTSHAGLHRPETLKLMFEAGCTHLVYGLESFDPTVLRNLGKGSNARKNKQSIATCLASGIKPIPNIIIGFPEESFESVRNTIEALVELGITAKPHFATAYPGSEWYYAYKDSIMEQYDNDLEAYIMDLGDASKITATISHEFSPMQLLGLQQIVYLKDLRLLDLSEKHWAPVQHELSPMIQPKLSFNLKTVKEAGPLAS, from the coding sequence ATGGCGAAGATACTTTTTATAAACCCTGTTGTACGCGAAGAAGACGTGCCACGTCATATTCCTTATGGCATCGCATTACTTGCCGCTATCGCCATGAAAAAAGGGCATTTAGTTCAAGTATATGACGCTAATGCACACCGCTTACCCATTGAAACTATTATTGAAGTTTGCCAAGCCGACGATTGGGATGCGGTATGTATTGGTGGCTTAACGACTACGTATAATTACATAAAAAAAGCCTGCAAGCTTATTAAAGAAAGTGCTCCTAACGCACAACTTATTGCTGGTGGCGGTTTTTTAACATCAATGCCACATGAAATCTTTGAATGGATACCTGAAATAGATGTCGGTTGTATCGGTGAATCATTTGAAACATTTCCTGAAGTGCTCGCAAAAATTGATAACAAAGATTTCAATTATGCCGATGTGTTAGGTGTTATTCATCGTGATCTTACCGGTAAAAGCTTTTTAACCAATGTAAGACCCAACATTAAAGATTTAGACACCCTCCCCTGGCCGGCATGGGAGTTATTTCCCCTAGATATTTATTTTGCTAACTCAGCAAACTTGTTTAGTGAAGAATCTTTTACTTCGAAAAGGCGCATGGATATTAATGGCAGCTTTGGTTGCGGGTTGACCTGTAAGTACTGTTGGCACTTAGGTACTACTGGCGATATGCTAGTAGAAGAAAATGAACATGGCGATAATGATGTTGTATTTACCTACGGTCGAAATATCCGTTATCACAGTGCCGATTATATCGTCAGCATGGTTAAGCATTTACATGACAAATATGACATTGACTTTGCAGCATTTATTGATGAAAACTTGATGACTATGGATGTAGCAAGCAAAGGTACTTGGCTAAAAGATTTATGTAACAAATGGATAGAAGCCGGTTTGCAGCCAACTTGTCGCCAAAAAGGCATTCCGCATGATGAAAACTGTAAAGGTGTGCATTGGAATGGCACTTCTCACGCAGGATTACACCGCCCTGAAACATTAAAATTAATGTTTGAAGCAGGCTGTACTCATTTAGTTTACGGGCTAGAATCTTTTGATCCAACGGTATTACGTAACTTAGGCAAAGGCTCCAATGCCCGTAAAAATAAACAAAGTATCGCTACCTGCTTAGCCTCTGGCATTAAACCTATTCCAAACATCATCATTGGCTTTCCGGAAGAGAGCTTTGAAAGTGTTAGAAATACCATTGAAGCGCTTGTTGAACTCGGCATTACCGCCAAACCACATTTTGCAACCGCATATCCTGGTTCCGAATGGTACTACGCATATAAAGATTCCATTATGGAGCAATATGATAATGATCTTGAAGCTTATATCATGGACTTGGGCGACGCGAGTAAGATAACCGCAACGATAAGCCATGAATTTTCCCCTATGCAATTATTAGGGCTGCAACAGATCGTGTACTTAAAAGATCTACGTTTATTAGATTTATCTGAAAAACACTGGGCACCGGTGCAGCATGAGTTATCGCCAATGATTCAGCCTAAACTCTCCTTCAATTTAAAGACCGTAAAAGAAGCTGGTCCGCTAGCGAGTTAA
- a CDS encoding NAD-dependent 4,6-dehydratase LegB: MASNKNKRILVTGADGFIGSHLVEMLLAQGHHVKALTQYNSFNYWGWLEDIPAQENLDIVSGDIRDPHFCRHITQNIDIVYHLAALIAIPYSYVAPESYVSTNVIGTLNICQASLDNNVSRVIHTSTSEVYGTAQYVPIDETHPLQAQSPYSASKIGADAMAMSYFNAFNLPLTIARPFNTYGPRQSARAVIPTIITQIANGESELKLGDVSPTRDFNYVTDTCRGFIALANSENTIGKTINIGSNFEISVGDTLNMIKDIMNSDVKFIVDEKRLRPDKSEVFRLWCDNSTINSLTSFTPEVDIITGLTKTIAWFTEPQNLAKYKHSIYNV; encoded by the coding sequence ATGGCGAGTAATAAAAACAAACGTATATTGGTCACTGGAGCCGATGGTTTTATCGGCTCTCACCTGGTAGAAATGCTGTTAGCACAAGGGCATCATGTCAAGGCGTTGACACAGTACAATTCTTTTAATTACTGGGGCTGGTTAGAAGATATACCTGCTCAGGAAAACCTCGATATTGTTTCAGGTGATATTCGTGATCCACATTTTTGTCGGCATATTACACAAAACATTGATATTGTTTATCATTTAGCTGCGTTAATTGCCATTCCTTATTCTTATGTTGCGCCGGAAAGCTACGTAAGCACTAATGTAATAGGTACATTAAATATTTGCCAAGCATCCCTTGATAACAATGTAAGCCGTGTTATTCACACATCAACAAGTGAAGTGTATGGTACCGCACAATACGTTCCGATAGACGAGACTCACCCCTTGCAAGCGCAATCCCCATATAGCGCGTCTAAGATTGGCGCAGATGCAATGGCAATGAGTTATTTTAACGCATTTAACCTGCCATTAACTATTGCACGACCTTTTAATACTTATGGTCCTAGGCAATCAGCTCGCGCTGTTATTCCTACCATTATTACACAAATCGCTAATGGCGAGTCAGAACTTAAACTTGGCGATGTATCACCAACAAGAGATTTTAACTACGTAACAGATACTTGCAGAGGCTTTATCGCATTAGCAAACAGCGAAAACACCATAGGAAAAACCATTAACATTGGTTCAAATTTTGAAATCAGTGTTGGTGATACATTAAATATGATTAAAGACATTATGAACAGTGATGTTAAGTTTATCGTTGACGAGAAAAGACTACGCCCAGATAAATCAGAAGTTTTTAGGTTATGGTGTGATAATTCCACTATCAACTCATTAACAAGTTTTACACCCGAAGTCGATATCATAACAGGGTTAACTAAAACTATTGCATGGTTTACTGAACCGCAAAACTTGGCGAAATACAAACACTCAATTTACAACGTGTAG
- the neuC gene encoding UDP-N-acetylglucosamine 2-epimerase, with translation MKKIAVFTGTRAEYGLLYLTLKGLQQAENVELQLFVGGTHLAHDFGYTIKHIINDGFTVTDKMDFLLASDTPVAINKSMALAQMAAAECFDRHKPDLLVLLGDRFEALAVACAATISGIPIAHIHGGELTEAAMDDAFRHAITKMAHLHFTSTEVYRQRVIQLGEQPDNVINVGAPGVDNIKKLPLLSKQALSEKLSLDLAKPYFLVGYHPETLTSQDAKAGLTCLLDALDEFADHNVIITYPNADTFGRAIITELEIYAQNNEGRVHLFESIGQLNFLSAMKHAVALVGNSSSGIIETPSFNIPTVNIGDRQKGRLASKSVIHCKTSKLDITAALQKAVSNEFNASIASEPNPYGNGEASEKIVKTLIERDILKRVKPFYDIAYDLKG, from the coding sequence ATGAAAAAAATAGCAGTATTTACCGGCACTAGAGCAGAGTATGGTTTACTGTACCTTACGCTAAAAGGCTTACAGCAAGCCGAAAACGTAGAACTACAATTATTTGTTGGCGGTACTCACCTTGCACATGATTTTGGCTATACCATCAAACACATTATCAACGATGGCTTTACTGTCACCGATAAAATGGACTTTTTATTAGCATCAGATACACCTGTTGCCATCAACAAATCAATGGCATTAGCTCAAATGGCCGCGGCGGAATGCTTTGACCGCCATAAGCCAGATTTGTTGGTATTATTAGGGGATCGTTTCGAAGCGTTAGCTGTTGCATGTGCCGCCACTATCTCAGGCATTCCAATCGCTCATATTCACGGTGGAGAGTTAACTGAAGCTGCGATGGATGACGCATTTAGGCATGCTATCACTAAAATGGCACACCTACATTTTACGTCTACCGAAGTGTATCGACAGCGTGTTATCCAGTTAGGTGAACAACCTGACAACGTAATCAATGTAGGCGCGCCTGGCGTCGATAATATTAAAAAGCTGCCGTTATTATCAAAACAAGCGCTTAGCGAAAAATTATCACTCGACTTAGCAAAGCCATACTTTTTAGTTGGATATCACCCAGAAACATTAACAAGCCAAGATGCTAAGGCAGGCTTAACTTGTTTACTGGATGCGTTAGACGAATTTGCAGATCACAATGTTATTATCACTTATCCCAATGCCGACACCTTTGGTCGCGCTATTATTACCGAATTAGAAATTTATGCTCAAAACAATGAAGGTCGTGTGCATTTGTTTGAATCTATTGGACAATTGAATTTTCTTTCCGCGATGAAACACGCAGTGGCATTGGTAGGAAACTCCTCAAGCGGTATTATTGAAACGCCTTCATTTAACATTCCTACCGTAAATATTGGCGATAGACAAAAAGGTCGGCTTGCGAGTAAAAGCGTTATACATTGCAAAACAAGTAAACTTGACATTACTGCTGCTCTGCAAAAAGCGGTTTCCAACGAATTTAATGCATCAATCGCTAGTGAACCAAATCCATACGGTAATGGCGAAGCATCTGAAAAAATTGTTAAAACGTTAATCGAGCGTGACATATTAAAACGTGTTAAACCATTCTACGACATTGCGTATGACTTAAAAGGCTAA
- the neuB gene encoding N-acetylneuraminate synthase, which produces MSDTAKKTLIIAEAGVNHNGSEKLAKQLVDAAKSAGADIVKFQTFKAANLVTQSAKQAQYQTVNTEVDQTQYQLLKELELPFETHMAIKNYCHQVGIEYLSTAFDDESLDFLVKDMALKRLKIPSGELTNLPFVLAHAKTGCHLIVSTGMATNEEIEIALGTIAFGLLSIEEAPSLSAFSRAYKSQQGQEALKRKVTILHCTTEYPAPFNEINLNAMEQMNINFSLPIGYSDHSAGIVVPIAAVAKGACIIEKHFTLDKNLPGPDHKASIDPSELTQMITSIRIAEQALGSSIKAPTSSELANKSVARKSIVAKKDIKKGELLTTENLAIMRPGSGIDPKYYWQLLNVPAHYAFQAGDLIKVD; this is translated from the coding sequence ATGTCAGATACAGCGAAAAAAACACTTATCATCGCCGAAGCAGGTGTCAATCATAACGGAAGTGAAAAGCTCGCAAAGCAGTTAGTTGATGCTGCTAAATCTGCGGGAGCCGACATTGTAAAATTTCAAACATTTAAAGCAGCAAATCTAGTTACTCAAAGCGCTAAACAAGCGCAATATCAAACGGTAAATACCGAGGTAGATCAAACACAGTATCAACTGCTAAAAGAACTCGAGTTACCATTTGAAACGCATATGGCAATTAAAAACTATTGCCATCAAGTCGGTATTGAATACTTATCTACAGCATTTGACGATGAAAGCTTAGATTTTTTAGTAAAGGACATGGCATTAAAACGCCTAAAAATTCCATCTGGAGAACTCACCAATTTACCCTTTGTACTCGCACACGCAAAGACAGGTTGTCATTTAATCGTTTCCACAGGCATGGCAACGAATGAAGAAATAGAAATTGCACTTGGCACCATTGCATTTGGCTTATTATCTATCGAAGAAGCACCTTCACTATCAGCTTTCAGTCGCGCCTATAAATCCCAACAGGGGCAAGAAGCTTTAAAACGCAAAGTTACGATTCTTCATTGCACGACTGAATACCCTGCACCATTTAATGAAATTAACCTCAATGCCATGGAGCAAATGAACATAAACTTTTCATTACCCATTGGTTACTCAGATCATAGCGCTGGCATTGTTGTACCGATTGCAGCTGTTGCAAAAGGCGCTTGTATCATTGAAAAGCACTTCACTTTGGATAAAAATCTCCCTGGGCCCGATCATAAAGCATCTATTGATCCCAGTGAATTAACACAAATGATCACAAGTATTCGTATTGCTGAGCAAGCACTAGGTTCGTCTATAAAAGCACCCACCTCCTCAGAATTAGCTAACAAATCAGTCGCGCGTAAAAGTATCGTTGCCAAAAAAGACATAAAAAAAGGAGAGCTTTTAACAACAGAAAATCTCGCTATTATGAGACCGGGTTCAGGTATTGATCCCAAATATTACTGGCAATTATTAAATGTACCTGCACATTATGCTTTTCAAGCAGGTGATTTAATCAAAGTAGATTAA
- a CDS encoding nucleotidyltransferase family protein: protein MSHNWQDVLIPPTATMEQTISVIDKGAMQLALVVDEQQALLGVVTDGDIRRALIRHQDLTTPIADVMNKSPLVANIDTSRNKLLSLMNNQGLGAIPLISDGKIVGLETLQDIIKKPSYDNPVFLMAGGFGTRLRPLTDNCPKPLLKLGDKPILETILNSFINSGFHQFYISTHYMPEAIHNHFGDGSKWGVKIHYVHEQDPLGTGGSLGLLPDDLPDLPIIMMNGDVLTKIDFEQLLNYHNEYSPVCTMCVREEEYKVPYGVVEAEGTRITSLVEKPTHKYFINAGVYVVSRTMIDAVPKNQRVDMTDLIENYIANKNFVAMFPVHEYWLDIGKMVDFYQAQKDVMQGGKFYG from the coding sequence ATGAGTCATAATTGGCAAGATGTATTAATACCGCCAACTGCAACAATGGAGCAAACCATATCAGTCATCGACAAAGGTGCTATGCAATTGGCACTTGTCGTAGATGAGCAGCAGGCGCTACTTGGTGTTGTTACTGATGGTGATATTCGCCGTGCTTTAATACGTCATCAAGATTTAACAACGCCAATTGCTGATGTCATGAACAAGTCACCGCTTGTCGCTAATATTGATACCTCAAGAAATAAATTATTAAGCTTGATGAATAATCAAGGGCTAGGTGCTATTCCGTTAATTTCAGACGGTAAAATAGTAGGATTAGAAACACTTCAAGACATCATTAAAAAACCTTCATACGACAACCCTGTGTTTTTGATGGCGGGAGGCTTTGGTACTCGTCTAAGACCGCTCACTGACAACTGTCCTAAGCCCTTACTAAAATTAGGTGATAAACCCATTTTAGAAACCATTCTTAATAGCTTTATAAACAGTGGCTTTCATCAGTTCTACATTTCAACCCACTATATGCCTGAAGCCATTCATAATCACTTCGGTGATGGCAGTAAATGGGGTGTGAAGATACATTATGTTCATGAACAAGACCCGCTTGGTACGGGAGGCAGCTTAGGTTTACTACCAGATGATTTACCCGATTTACCCATCATAATGATGAATGGCGATGTGCTGACAAAGATTGATTTTGAGCAATTGTTGAATTATCACAATGAATATAGCCCTGTTTGTACTATGTGTGTTCGCGAGGAAGAGTATAAAGTACCTTACGGCGTAGTAGAGGCAGAAGGAACGAGAATCACTAGCTTAGTTGAAAAGCCAACTCATAAATATTTTATTAATGCAGGCGTATATGTTGTCAGTCGCACTATGATTGATGCTGTACCTAAAAATCAACGTGTTGATATGACAGATCTCATCGAAAACTACATAGCCAATAAAAATTTCGTTGCCATGTTTCCCGTTCATGAGTATTGGTTAGACATAGGTAAAATGGTCGACTTTTATCAAGCGCAAAAAGATGTAATGCAAGGCGGAAAATTCTATGGGTGA
- a CDS encoding cytidylyltransferase domain-containing protein → MGDKILAIIPARAGSKRLPGKNIKTLCGKPLVQWTIEAAQQTPQISEIIVSTDSENIADIAKQCGVAVPFLRPESISGDKATAIDVVSHTVEYLKNQGKSFDYIVWLQPTSPLRTKENIQQAIQLLKDKSAAGVISVCECDHSPMWSNTLQPDGNMKNFLSNFVKKNPRSQALPTYYRLNGAIYIANVEDLLKQETFFLEDKLFSYIMKREDSVDIDHHLDFKLAEILLSERQQAAKENIIGF, encoded by the coding sequence ATGGGTGATAAAATATTAGCGATAATCCCAGCACGTGCGGGCAGTAAACGCTTACCTGGTAAAAATATCAAAACACTTTGTGGCAAGCCGCTAGTACAGTGGACGATAGAAGCCGCACAGCAAACTCCACAGATCTCCGAAATCATTGTCAGTACTGACAGTGAAAATATTGCAGATATCGCAAAACAATGTGGCGTTGCTGTTCCCTTTCTTAGACCCGAAAGTATTTCTGGTGACAAAGCAACGGCGATAGATGTCGTGAGTCATACAGTTGAATATTTGAAAAATCAGGGGAAGTCATTTGATTATATCGTTTGGCTACAACCAACCTCGCCTTTAAGAACCAAGGAAAATATTCAACAAGCAATACAATTATTGAAAGATAAATCCGCCGCCGGCGTGATCAGTGTCTGTGAGTGTGATCATTCGCCAATGTGGAGTAATACCTTACAACCAGATGGCAACATGAAAAATTTCTTATCCAATTTTGTTAAAAAAAATCCAAGAAGCCAAGCATTGCCAACATATTACCGCCTTAATGGTGCTATCTATATTGCCAATGTAGAGGATTTACTAAAGCAAGAAACATTTTTTCTAGAAGATAAGCTATTCTCTTACATAATGAAAAGAGAAGACTCTGTTGACATAGACCATCATTTAGACTTCAAATTAGCTGAAATTTTGTTGTCTGAACGTCAACAAGCGGCGAAAGAAAATATTATTGGATTTTAA
- the fliS gene encoding flagellar export chaperone FliS has protein sequence MRKNLSAYKQVDINSNILASDPHQIILLMFDGLLKGVATARGAIERKDFELKAQSLTKSINILDALIQSLDFDSQPEISKNFQVMYSYCIDCLMKASTSLDIAKLDEVVDMIKPVRSAWSEMPEDAKQEGLDKLKQKNEQATTAVGA, from the coding sequence ATGAGAAAGAATTTAAGTGCATACAAACAAGTAGATATTAACAGTAATATTTTAGCTTCTGATCCTCACCAGATTATTTTATTAATGTTCGATGGATTATTAAAAGGTGTTGCCACGGCCAGAGGGGCGATAGAAAGAAAAGATTTTGAACTTAAAGCCCAGTCTTTGACAAAGTCGATAAATATTTTAGACGCATTAATTCAATCATTAGATTTTGATAGTCAGCCTGAAATCTCTAAGAATTTTCAAGTGATGTACAGCTATTGTATAGACTGTTTGATGAAAGCAAGTACATCTTTAGATATTGCCAAGTTAGATGAAGTCGTTGATATGATCAAGCCTGTTAGAAGCGCGTGGTCTGAAATGCCGGAAGACGCTAAACAAGAAGGTTTAGACAAACTAAAGCAAAAAAATGAGCAAGCGACTACGGCTGTAGGAGCTTAA